Proteins found in one Populus alba chromosome 14, ASM523922v2, whole genome shotgun sequence genomic segment:
- the LOC118049884 gene encoding galactolipase DONGLE, chloroplastic: MVPRSHFIGQVCLPNKSTAETTASISQSLVVSSITPTMSTKLDKTSSTRTSTLAHMWREVQGCNNWEGLVEPLHPFLRQEIIRYGEFVTACYQAFDLDPNSKRYLTCKYGKKNLFREVGMGNPGYEVTKYIYATPDVNIPIQNEPSCGRWVGYVAVSSDDAVTRLGRRDIVITFRGTVTNPEWIANFMSSLTPAKLDHNNTRPDVKVESGFLSLYTSNESDDKFGLKSCREQLLSEVSRLLNRYKGEELSISLSGHSMGSSLALLLAYDIAELGLNRLGPNLDIPVTVFSFGGPRVGNLGFKERCEELGVRVLRIVNVNDPITKLPGVFLNENFRVLGGRYEFPWSCSCYAHVGVEIVLDFFNMQNPSCVHDLGSYISLLKCPKKGDQVRKDEENIFIRARESILSRAQNTNMEPLRNAASNLVSLFQNV, translated from the coding sequence ATGGTACCCCGGTCTCATTTTATTGGGCAGGTTTGTTTGCCCAATAAGAGCACTGCTGAAACCACTGCGTCTATATCACAGTCGCTTGTTGTTTCTTCTATAACACCAACCATGTCGACAAAATTAGACAAAACTAGCTCTACTAGAACCTCTACTTTGGCTCACATGTGGAGGGAGGTTCAAGGTTGCAACAATTGGGAGGGCCTTGTCGAACCCTTGCACCCTTTTCTCCGGCAAGAGATCATTCGATATGGGGAATTTGTCACTGCTTGTTATCAGGCCTTTGATCTCGACCCCAACTCCAAGAGATACTTGACTTGCAAGTATGGCAAGAAGAACTTGTTTAGAGAAGTTGGAATGGGAAATCCCGGTTACGAAGTCACCAAGTACATCTACGCCACTCCGGACGTCAACATTCCAATCCAAAATGAACCCTCTTGCGGGCGTTGGGTTGGATATGTAGCTGTATCTTCAGATGATGCAGTTACGAGACTCGGGAGGAGAGACATAGTCATTACATTTCGAGGAACAGTGACAAACCCAGAGTGGATTGCAAATTTCATGAGCTCGCTGACCCCAGCAAAGCTAGACCACAATAATACACGCCCAGACGTGAAAGTAGAGTCTGGTTTTTTGAGCCTGTACACTTCAAATGAAAGTGATGACAAGTTCGGACTAAAAAGCTGCCGCGAACAGCTCTTATCCGAAGTATCAAGGCTCTTAAACAGGTACAAAGGTGAGGAACTTAGCATTTCCTTGTCAGGGCATAGCATGGGAAGTTCACTGGCTCTTCTTCTTGCATATGATATTGCCGAGCTTGGATTGAATAGGCTAGGCCCGAACCTGGACATACCAGTAACGGTTTTCTCTTTCGGAGGGCCAAGAGTAGGAAACCTAGGCTTCAAGGAGAGATGTGAGGAGTTAGGAGTAAGAGTTTTAAGAATTGTAAATGTTAATGACCCCATCACAAAGTTACCAGGGGTTTTTCTCAACGaaaattttagggttttaggagGGAGATACGAGTTTCCATGGAGTTGTTCATGTTATGCACATGTGGGAGTTGAAATAGTCCTCGACTTCTTCAACATGCAAAACCCCTCATGTGTTCATGACTTGGGATCCTATATCAGCTTGCTCAAATGTCCAAAGAAAGGAGATCAGGTtcgaaaagatgaagaaaatattttcattcgAGCTAGAGAATCGATACTAAGCAGGGCCCAAAATACTAACATGGAGCCCTTGAGGAATGCTGCAAGCAATTTGGTAAGCCTATTTCAGAACGTCTGA